A window from Musa acuminata AAA Group cultivar baxijiao chromosome BXJ3-10, Cavendish_Baxijiao_AAA, whole genome shotgun sequence encodes these proteins:
- the LOC135651126 gene encoding probable WRKY transcription factor 9 translates to MSSKKKRKQRIMHIDLSLEAAEDEEREVEGGHAVGDQHHHQQEEEGGEKIILIGGKQGSSHREETQKEEKDQGCENPIAKDAIEDELCALQAEMDRMKEENKRLQEVIDRISNDYYELQMRLADIQQQGQPKEHRVSLSLGGGSFQEPMKAGESEQIEEPSVAAQSGDLGDDNELGLSLSLRTFAGPHADTSEEKGKGSKSWQPLDDKLQTGGFSTVTSQTINPTTRKTRVSVRARCQGPTMNDGLQWRKYGQKVAKGNPCPRAYYRCTVAQGCPVRKQVQRCLEDMSILITTYEGTHNHPLPVGATALAFAAPTAATFMLPNDAPSSSSTADTAPLSYLNPYLANPSPHLPPMNSLTSSTSYSSIFGATSSNDHGRQQPSSATYPWAASSIPNPGFAGGSSWLPNEGTWNSESANKSLAGNIGAIASDSKFTAAVAAAISSFINKDSQTWAQKDGESSSRSSSKWVLESLSNSTKDLS, encoded by the exons ATGTcatcgaagaagaagaggaagcagcgtATAATGCACATAGATCTGTCCTTGGAAGCAGCAGAAGATGAGGAAAGAGAGGTAGAAGGGGGTCATGCGGTTGGTGATCAACACCACCACCAACAAGAGGAGGAGGGTGGCGAAAAGATCATTTTGATTGGAGGCAAGCAGGGAAGCAGCCATCGTGAGGAGACCCAAAAGGAGGAGAAAGATCAAGGTTGTGAGAATCCCATAGCAAAAGATGCGATCGAGGATGAG TTGTGCGCGTTGCAAGCTGAGATGGATCGTATGAAGGAAGAAAACAAGCGATTACAAGAGGTCATCGATCGCATCTCGAACGATTATTACGAGCTACAGATGAGATTGGCAGACATCCAACAGCAGGGGCAGCCAAAA GAGCATCGAGTTTCGCTTTCGCTCGGAGGGGGGAGCTTCCAAGAGCCGATGAAGGCCGGCGAGAGCGAACAGATCGAGGAACCATCGGTGGCCGCTCAAAGCGGCGACTTAGGTGATGACAACGAGTTGGGCTTATCCTTGAGTCTGCGAACATTTGCAGGCCCTCATGCAGATACAAGTGAGGAGAAAGGGAAGGGATCGAAGAGCtggcaaccacttgatgacaagcTGCAAACTGGTGGGTTCTCCACCGTCACAAGTCAAACCATCAATCCAACCACTAGAAAAACTAGGGTTTCAGTCAGAGCAAGATGCCAAGGACCGACC ATGAATGATGGATTGCAATGGAGAAAATATGGGCAAAAGGTTGCGAAAGGGAATCCATGTCCGAGAGCTTACTACCGATGCACCGTCGCACAGGGGTGCCCCGTTCGAAAGCAG GTGCAGCGATGCCTCGAGGACATGTCGATACTGATTACGACTTACGAAGGCACACATAACCATCCCCTACCTGTGGGCGCAACCGCACTGGCTTTCGCAGCACCAACAGCAGCTACTTTTATGCTGCCGAACGACGCACCTTCCTCATCTTCCACTGCGGACACCGCACCATTGTCATACTTGAACCCTTACCTGGCGAATCCCTCTCCCCATTTACCGCCCATGAACAGCCTCACAAGTTCTACTAGCTATTCCAGCATCTTTGGTGCAACTAGCAGCAATGACCATGGGCGCCAACAACCTTCCAGTGCAACGTACCCGTGGGCCGCCTCCTCCATTCCAAATCCTGGTTTTGCTGGTGGAAGTTCTTGGCTACCAAATGAGGGGACCTGGAACAGTGAGAGTGCCAACAAGTCTTTGGCAGGAAACATCGGTGCTATTGCTTCAGACTCAAAGTTCACGGCCGCGGTCGCAGCAGCCATTAGCTCGTTCATAAACAAGGATAGCCAGACTTGGGCACAAAAGGATGGGGAGAGTAGCAGTAGAAGCAGCAGCAAGTGGGTGCTCGAGTCTCTCTCCAACAGCACCAAAGATTTAAGCTGA
- the LOC135651076 gene encoding ethylene-responsive transcription factor ERF014-like encodes MVKNSSKVLQDADGYIGVANNPHGTNFPPKLGSNGKRQYRGVRMRSWGSWVSEIRAPNQKTRIWLGSYSTPEAAARAYDAALLCLKGNSARLNFPTSPCIQLPDTTMSPRSIQRMAAAAAAAAANAALPFPSPDTTPPSSPLDSFRPPSSDTSDDETSRTTSPEEEGMLSGHFLMDPSINFEAFFQSPKCMDYMLNASAFFAPSQSEEWEEEGDITLWSFC; translated from the coding sequence ATGGTGAAGAACAGCAGCAAAGTTCTACAAGATGCAGATGGCTACATTGGAGTTGCAAACAATCCTCATGGCACCAACTTCCCACCGAAGCTCGGCAGCAATGGCAAGAGGCAGTACAGGGGTGTGAGGATGAGGAGCTGGGGCTCTTGGGTCTCAGAGATCAGAGCACCGAACCAGAAGACCCGGATATGGCTAGGCTCCTACTCCACACCGGAGGCTGCGGCCCGGGCCTACGATGCGGCACTCCTCTGCCTCAAGGGTAACTCCGCAAGATTGAACTTTCCTACTTCTCCATGCATTCAGCTTCCGGACACCACCATGTCCCCCAGGTCCATCCAGAgaatggctgctgctgctgccgccgccgctgccaatGCCGCATTACCATTTCCGAGCCCTGATACAACGCCGCCTTCTTCGCCTCTTGATTCGTTTCGGCCACCGTCATCAGATACCTCTGATGATGAAACGTCGAGGACGACAAGCCCCGAGGAAGAAGGAATGCTGAGTGGGCATTTTCTGATGGACCCGTCGATTAATTTCGAGGCCTTTTTCCAGTCACCAAAGTGCATGGATTATATGCTCAATGCATCTGCCTTCTTTGCTCCGTCGCAATCTGAGGAGTGGGAAGAGGAAGGTGACATCACGCTGTGGAGCTTCTGCTGA
- the LOC103969604 gene encoding lysM domain-containing GPI-anchored protein LYP6-like produces MHMENSSSSSPHLFIAFFSLLLTGVLAKSTIEPCSGSESCPALLGYTLYADLKLSEVAALFHVDPLAILAANAFDPAVPDVEDRILPAGLLLRIPTRCSCADGIRRSLAARYRTRPGDTLAYVASSVFGGLASPDQIREANSIPDPSALDVGRTLVIALPCACFNLSDNFLPAIYLSYVVRQGDSVPSIAAGYSTTATDIMNVNAVGGPAAISPGDVLVIPLPACASMLPNDASDFGLIVANGTYSITASQCVQCSCGPGNLKLYCTPASLSVSCSSMQCRGSNLMLGNITARSSSAGCSVTSCTYGGFVNGSIVTKLTASLQPRCPVQPQIPSLTAPPTTLVHDLFLAPTPLPLPPQPGGAVPTPKESPKSSSVSGEFALPGVSPAIGPDGGAAMASSVSPLDHGREMLLLCLFLRFLL; encoded by the exons ATGCACATGgagaactcctcctcctcctccccccatcTCTTCATTGCCTTCTTCTCCCTCCTCCTAACTGGCGTCCTCGCCAAGTCGACCATCGAGCCCTGCTCAGGCTCTGAGTCCTGCCCGGCCCTACTCGGTTACACGCTCTACGCCGACCTCAAGCTCTCCGAGGTCGCCGCCCTGTTCCACGTCGACCCCCTCGCCATCCTCGCCGCCAACGCTTTCGACCCCGCCGTCCCCGACGTCGAGGACCGCATCCTCCCCGCCGGGCTACTCCTCCGCATCCCCACCCGCTGCTCCTGCGCTGACGGCATCCGCCGGTCCCTCGCCGCCCGGTACCGCACCCGCCCCGGCGACACCCTCGCCTACGTCGCCTCGTCCGTATTCGGCGGCCTCGCCTCCCCGGACCAGATCCGCGAGGCCAACTCCATCCCCGACCCGTCCGCGCTCGACGTAGGCCGGACCCTCGTCATCGCCCTCCCCTGCGCCTGCTTCAATCTGTCCGACAACTTCCTCCCGGCAATCTACCTCTCCTACGTCGTCAGGCAGGGGGACAGCGTGCCGAGCATTGCCGCCGGGTACTCCACCACGGCGACCGACATCATGAACGTGAACGCGGTGGGCGGTCCCGCTGCGATCAGTCCCGGCGATGTACTCGTCATTCCCTTGCCAG CATGCGCATCGATGCTCCCAAATGACGCCTCCGATTTCGGCTTGATTGTGGCAAACGGCACTTATTCCATCACTGCTAGCCAGTGCGTCCAGTGCAGTTGCGGCCCAGGAAATCTCAA ATTGTACTGCACGCCAGCTTCCCTGTCGGTGTCGTGTTCGAGCATGCAATGCAGAGGTAGCAATCTTATGCTCGGAAATATTACTGCCAGGTCGAGCAGCGCTGGTTGCAGCGTCACCTCCTGTACTTACGGTGGTTTCGTCAATGGATCCATCGTCACCAA GTTGACTGCGTCGCTTCAACCTCGTTGCCCAG TGCAACCTCAGATTCCTTCGCTCACAGCACCACCAACAACACTAGTGCATGACCTATTCCTTGCTCCGACGCCATTGCCACTCCCACCACAACCAGGTGGCGCCGTGCCAACACCAAAAGAGTCGCCCAAGTCGTCATCAGTGTCGGGGGAGTTCGCACTTCCTGGTGTCTCTCCTGCAATCGGCCCCGATGGTGGTGCCGCAATGGCCAGCTCCGTAAGCCCATTGGATCACGGGAGAGAGATGCTTCTGCTTTGTTTATTTCTCAGATTCTTGCTGTAA